DNA sequence from the Octopus bimaculoides isolate UCB-OBI-ISO-001 chromosome 22, ASM119413v2, whole genome shotgun sequence genome:
GGAAGGCTCAGctttataattaattgaaatttcggCATATGgggtttgtgtatgaatatagttGACATGAAATCCTGAAAccgaaaacaaaatattattcgccttttttattattttatttcttttttacttaacgGTAGGAATAAAAAtactttaatttaaaaaaaaaaaacatgtttgttACGTAGAGAGGaacatattttgttaatttacaGGTATTTCAATTAGAAAcaccttttgttttttacttgtttcagtcatttgactgcgaccatgctggagccccactttgaaggattttagtcgaataatCGACCAtaggactttttttcttttattttttggaagccaGGAAATTATactaataacaatcctttcttatataggctcaaagcctgaaattgggtggggtggggggtttaATTGATTCCATCAACCCTcatttcttcaactaaaccccataagggatgaaagacaaagtcctttggcaggatttgaactcaagacataaagctagaaaaaaaataataataaaattgataaagtCATGATTTAGacaatttgtttgttttgtttcagtggtacttaacgAAATCCTTGACACGCTGAACAAGGAAGAGAATGTAGCTCAATTAGACGAAGCTCGAGAGAGTGCTGGCAATGACATGTTGAAAACTATGCAGCTTGTTTTCCCGTTAGCAACACAAATTGAAATGGGTATCATTGAAAAATACGGATTCCCAGGAAATGGAGAAGGTATGTCACCATTTGTTGTTTGGCCCCAGGTCAGCCTTCCCTGTTGAGCAGATCTGAGATTCGATAATCAACAGTGATCCAAttgtgtttgtctgtccgtccgtctcaTCAATGAGTCTGTGTTCAATCGTCAGTTACAGCTGATTTCGTTACTTtcatgttttttggggtttttttttatctcaagaGTGATTTTCTTTGCTATCCATTTTATTAGTTCATAAACTGTATATTTTGGGGATGAGACTAATCTCCCCATCCACTCTGGAAAGCATTGGAACATCTAGACCCTGTGATATATTACAACTGAGTCTGCTCAAGCTAGGCCcttgacccttttgttaccatatttctgatggAATTCTTTTCCTTTGCTTGCTTCAACTAATTATGGaaacacagttctatattcaagagatgaggaattattaacattatttacatttgatggatatttgtcctcatctttgttgttaacacaacgtttcagctgatataccttccagccttcatcaggtgtcttgagaaaattttgaacatgggttctcattcctaaggtattttttgatgttattattaatacagctctatattattattattactatcattcaggtcactgcctggaatcgaactcggaatcttggggttagtagctcacgctcttaactactatgctatatgcccgtgggcacatggcgggctactaaccccaagattccaagttcgattccaagtagtaacctgaataataataatgtcttggtgtggatttgaactcagagcacaaggAATCCAAGCAAACACCACTAGGCATTCTGATTAATGCTCTTACAAATCTGCCTATTTACTGGCACTAACTGTATATGTCTCTCATAACtaatttacattcttatttatcTTTTGCTTTAGGTTTGGTGCGCTTTACTCAGCTGGTCAAGTCGTACGAGAAGTACAACCTTGAAATCTCTCAGTTAAACGAGAAGCTACGGGCAATACTTATACCTCCGCTGCCCCTGCAACCACCTCCAACAACAAGTACAACAGCAACTGTTACAACAAcaaccgctgctgctgctgctgcacctgcACCAGAAGAAACAACCATAGTCTCATAGAgaaaaacacatacgcatacacagacaaacacagtcacataaATAATTAGaagcttttctctttttttttttgtgatttaatCAAAAGAAGGGTGGTGCTTGTGGCCCTTTTGAGTTTTTCCCTGATAAGTAAGGATATTCAGGTTGGAaacttatatttgtacatatatatatgtacaattatatatatatatataaaatatttggacCTCAGGTATATGGTTAGTTGTATGCCGATTAAAGCATTTTCACCGTTTAGGCTATCTGATGTCATTCACAGTTATGATATGTCACTGGGTCTACGTCAGGAATTTTGTTGTGTTCATTGAGTTTAAAATGAATGAGGGAAACAGAAAATGGACTTAAGAAGAATTTGGGTTGAATAAAGATTCTTGCTAACTCCAATTTCCATTTCCTtcattcattatgtgtgtgtatgtaacaggCTTCGTTCGGTTTCTGGCGACCAAATATACTCTCAGCTTCAGATAATGATGTCCCTGTtactcaaattaaaaaaaaaacaggacagtcACTCTTGGGTTGTCTTTCATCATTGGTCTGGACTAGCCAGGAGATAAACAACAATATGGCCCAAATTGTTGCAACAGACTGGACTTGTCTAGAGGTATCCAATGGCCACATGGTTAAGTTTAACCAGGGTAGGAGATTAAATTTACCACCTGTAAAATCTATAATATAATAAGGATTTTAATATGCTACTTACCTACATGCAAAGACAAACACATTTTTATCTCACCCTATAACATTTGGATAACTTCAtcatatataatgcttatatacattcacattttataagatcaatcatgtattatctcctcatagctttgagattttgaagatgtgtttattttgaaaatgacgTTGCAAGGTTACCAAGCTTGACAGACATTTTTTTGTCAACCACCTCTATGTAAAGAATTGTTTTCAGGCAAGAAATTTTGTGAACGAGATGTAATATCGCTTCAgctaatatgtgagtatatacacaatacatgtatatatataaaataaatgtactttatttaaaattctatGTTCCTTTTGCCttgtttataaaatgaatttGCAGGTGACAACACTTAGTAAAGCTTTGcatttatcctcatcatcatcaatgtgcatttttttttcgtGGGTCACAcaattcattgaggtagattttctatcgcaggatgcctttcctgtcacttactcttaggaaggacatccagctgtagaaacattgccagatcagattggaatctgatgcagctgctggctctccagacctcagccaaattgtccaacccatgccagcatggaaaacggacgttaaacgatgatgatgatggcacacacactcaccaatCTTCCACTGCACCCAGAAACTTAGGCACCTCCAACTTC
Encoded proteins:
- the LOC106870316 gene encoding protein C10, with product AASGQHFSSEDCKVVLNEILDTLNKEENVAQLDEARESAGNDMLKTMQLVFPLATQIEMGIIEKYGFPGNGEGLVRFTQLVKSYEKYNLEISQLNEKLRAILIPPLPLQPPPTTSTTATVTTTTAAAAAAPAPEETTIVS